In Silene latifolia isolate original U9 population chromosome X, ASM4854445v1, whole genome shotgun sequence, the following proteins share a genomic window:
- the LOC141623772 gene encoding altered inheritance of mitochondria protein 32-like: MRTTFGLVVFPIIRRRTSSLLIFISNHNFTKKQFQPTQIQIQIQIQSFSSSATTTMAASDDVGFDRSEMYSSSLGNTVEYYERHVFLCYKEPLDWPARLENSVDDPLPYLLSAAIKSRKDHLPLKTRLTIYGRCKGTEFTDGDVLIFPEMIKYKGLKESDVDGFVEDVLVQGKPWASGIPESLVGAYIFVCAHASRDKRCGVCGPVLVEKFKEEIESRSLNDHVFVNACSHVGGHKYAGNLIIFGTDEKGKVIGDWYGYVTPADVPDLIDVHIGKGEIIEKLWRGQMGLKVEAAEEKVEDKPSNEKVEDKPSNGNALPETEEKAQGTESCCQGTNGVSCCRDGPAINGEREVTPKTTIEKSSEKQCSVCLPGWIGKWEQSDVLVAAGVIGAVATIAVAYTVFKRPS; this comes from the exons ATGCGTACCACGTTTGGATTGGTAGTTTTTCCCATTATTAGACGCCGTACCAGTAGTCTCTTGATATTTATATCAAATCACAATTTTACCAAAAAACAATTTCAACCCACTCAAATACAAATACAAATACAAATACAATCCTTTTCTTCATCtgcaacaacaacaatggcggcttCGGATGACGTTGGGTTCGATCGTTCGGAAATGTATTCTTCATCACTTGGTAACACAGTTGAGTATTACGAGAGGCATGTATTCCTCTGTTACAAGGAACCTCTTGATTGGCCTGCTAGACTCGAGAACTCCGTTGATGATCCTCTTCCTTACCTTCTTTCTGCTGCTATTAAATCTCGCAAGGATCATCTTCCTCTCAAG ACTCGTCTGACTATATATGGGAGATGCAAAGGGACTGAGTTCACAGATGGTGATGTGCTGATTTTCCCAGAAATGATCAAGTATAA GGGTTTGAAGGAGTCAGATGTGGATGGATTTGTAGAAGATGTTCTTGTACAGGGTAAGCCATGGGCTTCTGGTATTCCAGAGTCCTTGGTAGGTGCATATATTTTTGTGTGTGCTCATGCTAGCAGGGACAAAAGATGTGGTGTCTGTGGTCCTGTCCTCGTTGAAAAGTTCAAAGAGGAAATTGAGTCAAGGAGTCTGAATGATCACGTTTTTGTGAATGCCTGTTCTCATGTTGGTGGCCACAAGTATGCTGGAAATCTTATAATCTTTGGAACCGATGAGAAGGGGAAGGTTATTGGTGACTG GTATGGGTATGTCACTCCTGCTGATGTCCCAGACTTGATTGACGTGCATATTGGCAAGGGTGAAATCATTGAGAAACTTTGGAG GGGTCAAATGGGCTTGAAAGTCGAGGCTGCTGAGGAAAAAGTTGAGGACAAGCCATCTAATGAAAAAGTTGAGGACAAGCCATCTAATGGAAATGCTCTTCCAGAAACTGAAGAAAAAGCACAGGGTACTGAAAGTTGCTGCCAGGGTACGAATGGAGTTTCATGTTGCAGAGATGGGCCAGCAATTAACGGTGAACGTGAAGTGACCCCAAAGACTACCATAGAGAAGTCTTCGGAGAAACAATGCTCAGTGTGCTTACCAGGATGGATTGGTAAGTGGGAGCAGAGTGATGTTTTGGTTGCTGCCGGTGTTATAGGAGCTGTTGCAACCATTGCTGTGGCTTATACCGTTTTCAAGAGGCCGTCATAG
- the LOC141619057 gene encoding uncharacterized protein LOC141619057 encodes MGKNKEAGVDFAKMSTTISRFNPTNYMGTGAPILLDNWHREIENILGVVHCPEEFKVEQDAFYLRDAAGEWLDKVKDSALDIYMKQGKTAILWSEFERAMRQEFVPEHVCSKLRDEFDFFKMTGDMTVIEYYYKFNEKARYGKDMWLN; translated from the coding sequence ATGGGGAAAAATAAGGAGGCCGGggtagactttgccaagatgagcactacgatatCTCGCTTCAACCCCACTAACTATATGGGTACAGGTGCGCCGATTTTGCTCGACAACTGGCACCGTGAAATAGAGAATATCTTGGGAGTGGTACACTGTCCGGAAGAGTTTAAGGTGGAACAAGATGCGTTCTACCTGAGAGATGCAGCTGGGGAATGGTTGGATAAGGTAAAGGATAGTGCTTTAGACATCTACATGAAGCAGGGTAAGACTGCAATCCTGTGGTCTGAGTTCGAGAGGGCTATGAGGCAGGAGTTCGTTCCGGAGCATGTTTGCAGTAAGCTACGTGATGAGTTTGATTTCTTCAAGATGACCGGGGATATGACGGTGATCGAGTACTACTATAAGTTCAACGAAAAGGCCAGATATGGTAAGGATATGTGGCTAAATTAG